Proteins from a single region of Apium graveolens cultivar Ventura chromosome 7, ASM990537v1, whole genome shotgun sequence:
- the LOC141674389 gene encoding uncharacterized protein LOC141674389, producing MRPYDGTSDPLEHMTQYKQRIFMVPITRDLKEACICKDFGSKLSGPALQWFVILPHGSIKTFADLVDAFNMQFFRSRVFEKTTSDLYKIVQRNREPLRDYLTRFNREKVTITNCDAPMAIEAFRRGLEWESPLYEELTKYPCRTMDDVQDKAMAQVRLEEDRMEDDEKYYKPSIKITMLRYRDYKPYTRPTRDEVYVNST from the coding sequence ACAATATAAGCAACGAATTTTCATGGTACCAATCACGCGGGATTTGAAGGAAGCTTGTATATGCAAAGATTTTGGTTCTAAATTATCAGGACCGGCTTTACAATGGTTTGTAATTCTCCCACATGGAAGCATTAAGACGTTTGCTGATTTGGTAGACGCATTCAACATGCAATTTTTCAGAAGCCGAGTGTTCGAGAAAACTACCAGTGACTTGTACAAAATTGTGCAGCGAAATAGAGAGCCATTGCGTGATTACTTGACACGATTCAACAGAGAAAAGGTGACCATCACCAACTGTGATGCCCCTATGGCTATTGAAGCATTTAGGAGGGGATTAGAATGGGAATCCCCACTCTATGAGGAATTGACAAAGTATCCATGTCGAACAATGGATGACGTACAGGACAAAGCCATGGCGCAAGTGAGATTGGAAGAAGACAGAATGGAAGATGACGAGAAGTACTACAAACCATCAATAAAGATTACGATGCTAAGATATAGGGATTACAAGCCCTATACAAGACCTACCAGGGATGAAGTCTATGTCAACTCGACATGA